Genomic segment of Pseudomonadota bacterium:
AAGACCTGGGAGCTTGACTGCTCCCACGGCGTTCGCGGATTCGGCCGCTTTCGTGTCAACGTCTTTCGTCAGCGCGGGGTCGTGGGGGCAACGCTGCGCGCCATCCCTACATCCATCCCCTCACGGCAGGAGCTCAACCTGCCGCCCATGGTCGAAGAGATCGTCAAGCGTCCTCACGGGCTGATTCTCGTGACGGGTGCGACGGGTATGGGCAAGTCAACCACCCTGGCATGCATGCTCGACAGCATCAACTCCGAGAACTCCGAGCATATCATGACCATCGAAGACCCCATCGAGTACATCCATCAGCACAAGCGGTCTCTGGTGAACCAGCGTGAGCTCGGGCAAGACACCTTGTCGTGGTCGAACTCCCTGCGCGCCTGCCTCCGAGAGGACCCGGATGTCATCCTGGTGGGTGAGATGCGAGACCTCGACACGATCGCGGGAACGCTGACGGCGGCCGAAACCGGTCACCTCGTCTTCTCCACCTTGCACACGTCTGACGCCTCGCAGACCATTGATCGCGTCGTCGATGTCTTCCCTCCGCACCAGCAGCAGCAGATCCGCGTGCAGCTGGCTTCTGTGCTGGAATGTGTATTCTCGCAGCAGCTGATCCCGCACGCAAGCGGCGTCGGACGTGTGCCGGCCATCGAGATCATGGTAGCGACCTCGGCCATCCGCAACCTCATTCGCGAAGGCAAGACGCACCAGATCTACAATGCGCTCCAGACGGGGAGCAAGCACGGCATGCAGACCATGGAGCAGTCGCTTCTCGACCACTACATGAACAAGCAGATCACATTTGAAGAGGCACTGAACCACACCATGCACCCTGACGATCTGCGTCGCATGATCGAAGGTGCAGGGGGTAAGGTCAGGTCGTGACGAAATAGTCTCTGATCCCGAAATTCTGAGAGGAGGTGCTCCCCGATGAGCGCTTGGTGGTGGCTTCTGCCGCTTGCAATGATCATCTTTGGCAACCTGAGCAACATCTAGCTCAGGCCCGTGTAGGAATCTAAGGAGGTTTGGGTCGGATGCCCGTTTTCCAGTACGAGGTCCGTGACGCCAGTGGCCAACTGAAGAAGGATACCATAGAAGCCCAGAACCTGCGGATGGCCACGCAACGTCTGCAGGAGCAGAAGTACACGGTCATCACAATCAAGGAAAAGACGACCTCCGTGGGCCAGGCAGACCTTGCCTCCTGGCTCCAGAAGATGAAGAAGGTGAACGAGCAGGCGCTCGTGGTGTTCTCGCGCCAGTTCGCCACCATGATCAATGCAGGTCTTGCCATGGTTCGCTGCCTTGACATCTTGTCAGAGCAGACCGAAGACAAGAAGCTGCAGCAGACGCTCATCCAGGTACGGCGTGACGTCGAAGGTGGTGCCACGCTGTCGAACGCATTGCAGAAGCACCCCGCGGTCTTCTCCACGCTCTACACGAGCATGGTGAAGGCGGGTGAGATGGGCGGTGTGCTCGACGAGGTGCTCGAGCGTCTCGCGAGCTTCATGGAGAAAGACTTCAGCCTCAAGAAGAAGGTGAAGTCAGCGCTGACCTATCCTGTCGTGATCTTGATCATGGCGCTCGCAATCGTGTTCTTCCTGGTGACCTACATCCTTCCCACGTTCGTGAGCCTCTTCGAAGGCATGAACCTGACGCTTCCGCTGCCGACCAAGATCCTCATCGGTCTGACAAAGGGCGCCAGAAACCCACTGGTCGTGCTGCCCTCCCTCGTGCTGTTCGTCATCGGCGGCATCGGCATGGGACGGTACGTGCAGACCCCATACGGCAAGAAGCAGTATGACCTCTTGAAGCTGAATATCCCGGTGTTCGGCCTGTTGAACAAGAAGGTGGCCATCTCACGCTTCTGCCGCACCCTCGGAACGCTCCTGTCGTCAGGCGTTCCGATCATGCAGGCCCTCGAAATCGTGGGTAAGGCTTCTGGCAACGAGATCATCGCAATGACCGTGACCAAGATTCGTGACAGCATCCGAGAAGGTGAGAGCATCGCAACGCCCCTCGGTTCGTCTGGCATGTTCCCTCCTATGGTGACCCAGATGGTGGCGGTGGGTGAGGAAACAGGAAACCTTGACGCAATGCTGTCGAAGATCTCAGACTTCTACGACACCGAGGTCGAATATCTGCTGTCGTCGCTGACCTCGATGCTCGAACCGATCATGATCGTGGGTATGGGCGGTATCGTGGGATTCATCGTGATCTCCGTCTTCCTTCCGCTCTACCAGCTCATCGGCTCGATGTCCTGACCTCGACGGCGTTGCAAGCAGCGCAACGCAGTCACTTCAGGTAGAACGCCCACGACTCGCGTCCGCGCGGGAAGGGGCGTTCTTTCTTTCGAGGCCAGTCTCGCCCGTAAAGATGTTTTTGCATCACCGCATGGTCTTGGAGGAGCTCGTCACGGTTTGTCGAACATCGATAAAATCGGCCCTTAGACCGATGGTGTTTCGACGCCCTGACGTGGTAATATATGATGGAGGCGAAACGCTTGCAGAACGATCTCGCAGCGTCTCGCGCCTGAAATGTTGGCTTCGCTGCTCCCGGTGAGCGGCGAAGCGCAAAGGGGTCGCCAGTGGCTTGCCACTGGCGTCGGAGCAAAAAACGAGGAGGTGAAACACAATGATTCGCAACGCCCGCAAGGCAAAGGGCTTCACCCTGATCGAGCTGATGATCGTGATCGCCATCATCGCAATCCTGGCCGCCATCCTGGTGCCAAACTTCATCCGCGCTCGTGCGCAGGGTCAGGCCACTGCCTGCAAGTCCAACCTGAAGAACATCGGTACGGCGCTGGAAATGTACTCGACCGACAACTCGGGTCGTTTCCCCACCAACCCGTCGACACTCACGCCGAACTACCTCAAGTCCATCCCGACCTGCCCGTCAGTCGGTACGGTTTCGTACACGACCGCCGGCTTCACTTCGGTGAGCGTGCCTGACGCATACACGGTGGTCTGCAGCGGTGCTTCGAACCATTCCGGTGCCGGATATGGTGCGAACTACCCGCAGTACACGTCGACCCAGGGTCTCGTCGAGCGCTAGTTCACTGGCGCAAGCAAGAGACGTACGGGTATCCCGGAGAGGGAGAGCCTGCGAGGGCTCTCCTTTCTCGTTCTTCGAAGCCCTTCAGCCACGGGAGCGCTTTCATGAGCGTGTCTGAGCATCATACGAACGACAAAGGTGCCGAGCGCCGAGGTGCGATGGCTGCATGGGCCATCTTCCTGGCGCTGTTCACCTTCTGCTCCACGGTGGGACAGCCAAGCCCCGATCTCTGGTGGCAGCTTTCGGGCGGCAGACAGATCGTCGAGGGGCGTGCCTCGATGAGCGCCGATCAGACCTCATTCACGGCCTCACAGCGGTCCTGGCTGAATCACGAGTGGCTTGCGGAGAGCGCCATGTACCTCGCGCACACGTGGCTGGGCGGCCAGGCGGCGCTGCACGTGGCGCGCATCGCGCTCCTGGCGCTGGCTTTCTGGCTGGCTTCTCGGGCTGCACGCGCGGCGGGCTGCACGGAGACCGCAGCCGCGCTGGGGGCGAGTCTTGCCCTCCTGGCGTCGCAGTGGCGATTCTTCTTTGATGTTCGTCCCTATCTGTTCACCTACGTCGGACTCTCGCTCACCCTGTGTGTCACTGCTCGCTGGCTTGTCTCTGGCCGAGCTGCGCCTCCCTGGTCTCTCGTGCCGGTCTACGCTCTGTGGGCGAACCTCCACTCCGGGGTGATGGCAGGCCTGGTCCTTCTCGGCCTGTGTGCCCTCGGTGCGCTCTTGGTACGGCGTGAACGCGCGGTCGCGCTGCTGAGCCTGTTGCTGGCCTGCACCACGGCCTGCCTGCTGAACCCCTATGGCGTAGAGGTGCTGACATTTCCCTTCGAGTTCGTGGGGAAGGCTACGGTCTGGTCCATGGGGCTGAATGAGTGGGCAAGGACCGATCTGTTGGGTTCGCAGTGGCCGAGCGGGGTCTACCTGGCCTTGGCCCTGGTCTGCGCGATGTGGGTCCGCCGAGCACTAGGTCCTTCGCTGCTCTGTGCGGTGGTGGGCTTCGGATGCCTCATGGTCACCGCCTGGAGGCATGTCCCGCTGTTCGCACTGGTGTCCGTGCCCGCGGTCGGGCTCGGGTTGCAGCGTGCAGGGCGTGGGTTTGGTGGGGACACGTTGCCCGGATGGTTGAGGCGGAGTGTGACGACGGGAGTGTCACTGGTTGCACTTTTCGCTGTCGGATGGCGGCTTTCAGGGGTGAACCTCGGCGAGCTCAGCGGAGAGGCGCGCTACTTCCCGGTCGACGCGGTAGGCTTTCTTCGTGCCAACGCGCTCCCGGAGCGCATGTACAACGCCTACGGCTGGGGAGGGTATCTGGGGTGGCACCTTTCGCCGAGACATCGGGTGTTCATGGACGGCCGCGCCAACACACTGTATCCCCCCGAGGTGTATCGCGACTTCCTGGAGATCGACGCGGCGGTGTCCGGATGGCGTGAGAAGCTCGACCGATATGGGGTCGATCTCGTCATTCTCAATGGTCTCGAGCGCTCGGGCGGCCTTCGAGCGGCCATCTCCAGCGATGACGCCTGGGCCCTGCTGTACGCAGATGGGCTTGCCGAGATATTCATCCGGAAGAAGCCCGCGACTTTGCCGATCTTGTGGTCCTCCGCGCGTGGAGGCGTTTCGCTGCCGTTCTCCGCTGGCCTGGAGATGGCGCGACGCGCGCTCAGCGAGGGGCACACGCAGGAAGCGCGCGCGCGCCTGCAACGCATCGTTCCTCGTGATGATCGAGAGCGGGCGAGGTGGTGCGCGCTCCAGGCCCTTGTGGTTGCGCGCAGCGGCAGCCCTCAAGAGGCAGAGACGCTTCTCTGGCGTGCCCTTCAGCTTGATCCGACGCTTCCAGAGGCGCACTTCAACCTGGGGGCGCTGCTCTGGGCACGGGGAGACCGCAGCGGCGCTCGGCAGCAGCTCGAGGC
This window contains:
- a CDS encoding type II secretion system F family protein; translated protein: MPVFQYEVRDASGQLKKDTIEAQNLRMATQRLQEQKYTVITIKEKTTSVGQADLASWLQKMKKVNEQALVVFSRQFATMINAGLAMVRCLDILSEQTEDKKLQQTLIQVRRDVEGGATLSNALQKHPAVFSTLYTSMVKAGEMGGVLDEVLERLASFMEKDFSLKKKVKSALTYPVVILIMALAIVFFLVTYILPTFVSLFEGMNLTLPLPTKILIGLTKGARNPLVVLPSLVLFVIGGIGMGRYVQTPYGKKQYDLLKLNIPVFGLLNKKVAISRFCRTLGTLLSSGVPIMQALEIVGKASGNEIIAMTVTKIRDSIREGESIATPLGSSGMFPPMVTQMVAVGEETGNLDAMLSKISDFYDTEVEYLLSSLTSMLEPIMIVGMGGIVGFIVISVFLPLYQLIGSMS
- a CDS encoding type IV pilus twitching motility protein PilT, whose product is MRYTMDELLKTTVERGASDLHLAVGLPPMLRISGRLTPTEYPRLVPDDTKRLIYSILNDKQKEKFEKTWELDCSHGVRGFGRFRVNVFRQRGVVGATLRAIPTSIPSRQELNLPPMVEEIVKRPHGLILVTGATGMGKSTTLACMLDSINSENSEHIMTIEDPIEYIHQHKRSLVNQRELGQDTLSWSNSLRACLREDPDVILVGEMRDLDTIAGTLTAAETGHLVFSTLHTSDASQTIDRVVDVFPPHQQQQIRVQLASVLECVFSQQLIPHASGVGRVPAIEIMVATSAIRNLIREGKTHQIYNALQTGSKHGMQTMEQSLLDHYMNKQITFEEALNHTMHPDDLRRMIEGAGGKVRS
- a CDS encoding prepilin-type N-terminal cleavage/methylation domain-containing protein; translation: MIRNARKAKGFTLIELMIVIAIIAILAAILVPNFIRARAQGQATACKSNLKNIGTALEMYSTDNSGRFPTNPSTLTPNYLKSIPTCPSVGTVSYTTAGFTSVSVPDAYTVVCSGASNHSGAGYGANYPQYTSTQGLVER